One Streptococcus gallolyticus subsp. gallolyticus DSM 16831 DNA window includes the following coding sequences:
- a CDS encoding type II toxin-antitoxin system RelE/ParE family toxin, whose amino-acid sequence MDYKKYKLIYSQRGIDTLDDIYHYIANEIGSTINAKKKIASIRKDLQRLEFFPEGGFDADEKFGKCLDPKYKTRGLTLSKDYIALYNILENEVRIAYLLPTRSDYMDLFR is encoded by the coding sequence ATGGATTATAAGAAGTACAAGCTTATCTATTCTCAAAGGGGCATTGACACGCTTGATGATATTTATCATTATATTGCTAATGAAATAGGCTCAACAATTAACGCTAAAAAGAAAATTGCAAGTATTAGGAAAGATTTACAACGCTTGGAGTTTTTTCCAGAGGGTGGTTTTGATGCTGATGAAAAATTTGGAAAGTGTCTGGATCCCAAGTATAAAACAAGAGGTTTAACGTTGAGTAAGGACTATATTGCCTTGTATAACATTTTGGAAAATGAGGTTCGTATAGCATATTTGTTACCTACTCGCAGTGACTATATGGATTTATTTAGATAA
- a CDS encoding type II toxin-antitoxin system RelB/DinJ family antitoxin, with protein MALAYDKSYNLRTYQKIYNQAEKVFKENNLNTAQALNLFLKNVAETGQLNLKTEEELKREKLFKNLQAEIQQSYAEFDEGKFYTDEDLVERYGL; from the coding sequence ATGGCTTTAGCTTATGATAAAAGTTACAATTTAAGAACTTATCAAAAAATTTATAACCAAGCAGAAAAAGTATTTAAGGAAAATAATTTAAATACCGCTCAGGCTTTAAATTTATTTCTAAAAAATGTTGCTGAAACAGGTCAACTTAATTTGAAAACAGAAGAAGAACTTAAAAGAGAAAAGTTGTTTAAAAATCTTCAAGCAGAGATTCAACAAAGTTATGCTGAATTTGATGAAGGGAAATTTTATACTGATGAGGATTTGGTAGAACGCTATGGATTATAA
- a CDS encoding TetR/AcrR family transcriptional regulator yields the protein MNTLTEQAFAKALKEIMQEKSFDKVTVTELVQRLNVNRQTFYYHYNDLYDLLEQIYIADGEQMIGDNRTDDSWEKGMLAIFRYIQENKAFVCNTYYSVNRNYLEHFLYDRAYELIKPVLKEKELNLTQEELDFRSHFYKYGLVGFILDWIDSGLQENPQDLVQHIYQLLEKL from the coding sequence ATGAATACCTTAACTGAGCAGGCTTTTGCAAAAGCTTTAAAAGAGATTATGCAGGAAAAATCCTTTGATAAGGTAACTGTGACAGAATTGGTACAACGTTTAAATGTTAACCGTCAAACCTTTTATTACCATTATAATGATTTGTACGATTTGCTAGAGCAGATTTATATTGCTGACGGTGAGCAAATGATTGGTGATAATCGAACGGATGATTCATGGGAAAAAGGAATGCTTGCTATTTTTCGCTATATTCAAGAAAATAAAGCATTTGTCTGCAATACTTATTATTCTGTTAATCGTAATTACTTGGAGCACTTTTTATATGACAGAGCTTATGAATTGATTAAGCCTGTTCTCAAGGAAAAAGAACTTAATTTAACACAAGAAGAACTTGATTTCCGCAGTCATTTTTATAAATATGGGCTAGTTGGTTTCATTTTAGATTGGATTGATTCTGGCTTGCAAGAAAATCCACAAGATCTGGTACAACATATCTATCAGTTACTGGAAAAACTTTAA
- a CDS encoding oleate hydratase: MYYSNGNYEAFARPKKPENVENKSAYIVGSGLAALSTAVFLIRDAQMPGEHIHILEELSLPGGSMDGIKNDRLGYIIRGGREMEPHFEVLWDLFRSIPSLENPENSILDEFYWLNKEDPCYAKTRVIHNRGKAIPDDGQLTLSETAIKEIIDLVLTPEKQLEDVQIDQVFGEEFFASNFWLYWSTMFAFEPWSSAMEMRRYLMRFVQHVDALKDLSSLRFTKFNQYESLILPMIHYLQEHGVDFSYNTTVTNILINRTGNDKVATKIEFTKDKQAQEIFLTKDDLVFVTNGSITESSTYGDNDHPAPTTHELGASWELWKKLAAQDKDFGHPEKFCENIPDSNWTISATITFKDKRIAPYIENINHKDPYSGSIVTSGPTSIKDSNWLLGYSISRQPHFKAQKENELVVWLYALYTDRKGNYIEKRPDECSGKELCQEWLYHMGVPETDIKEIAEAASTIPCHMPYITTYFMPRGLKDRPLVVPEHSKNLAFIGNYAETPKDTVFTTEYSVRTAMEAVYTLLNVDRGVPEVFASAFDIRMMLNALYYLNDQKSLTEIDFPWAKKAVLKEALKKIHGTYIEELLKEYHLL, from the coding sequence ATGTACTATTCAAATGGTAATTACGAAGCTTTTGCACGTCCTAAAAAACCTGAAAATGTTGAAAACAAATCCGCTTATATCGTCGGAAGTGGGTTAGCTGCCCTATCCACTGCTGTATTTCTTATTCGAGATGCACAGATGCCTGGTGAGCACATTCATATTTTAGAAGAATTAAGTCTTCCTGGCGGTAGTATGGATGGTATCAAAAATGACCGTCTTGGCTACATTATCCGCGGTGGTCGTGAAATGGAACCACATTTTGAAGTGCTTTGGGATTTATTCCGCTCTATTCCTTCACTTGAAAATCCTGAAAACTCCATTTTGGATGAATTTTATTGGTTAAATAAGGAAGACCCTTGTTACGCTAAAACACGTGTCATCCATAATCGTGGAAAAGCTATTCCTGATGATGGGCAATTAACACTTTCTGAAACAGCAATTAAAGAAATTATTGACCTCGTCTTAACTCCTGAAAAGCAATTAGAAGATGTCCAAATCGACCAAGTATTTGGAGAAGAATTCTTTGCTTCAAATTTTTGGCTTTATTGGAGTACCATGTTTGCTTTTGAACCATGGTCAAGTGCTATGGAAATGCGCCGCTACCTCATGCGCTTTGTGCAACACGTTGATGCACTGAAAGATTTATCCTCTCTACGTTTTACAAAATTTAATCAATATGAATCATTAATTTTACCAATGATTCATTATCTACAAGAGCACGGAGTTGATTTTAGCTACAATACAACAGTTACTAATATTCTCATCAATCGTACTGGTAACGATAAAGTGGCTACAAAAATCGAATTCACAAAAGACAAGCAAGCACAAGAAATCTTTTTAACTAAAGATGACCTTGTTTTTGTCACAAATGGCTCTATCACAGAAAGTAGCACTTACGGTGACAATGACCATCCAGCCCCTACTACACATGAATTGGGAGCAAGTTGGGAATTATGGAAAAAATTAGCTGCCCAAGACAAGGACTTTGGTCATCCTGAAAAATTCTGCGAAAATATCCCTGATAGCAATTGGACAATTTCTGCCACTATCACGTTTAAAGACAAACGCATTGCGCCTTATATTGAAAATATTAATCATAAAGACCCTTATAGTGGCTCAATTGTGACTAGTGGACCAACGAGTATCAAAGACTCTAATTGGCTCTTAGGTTATTCAATCAGTCGCCAACCACACTTTAAAGCTCAAAAAGAAAATGAGCTAGTCGTTTGGCTCTACGCACTTTATACTGACCGCAAGGGAAACTATATCGAAAAACGACCTGATGAATGTAGTGGTAAGGAGCTTTGCCAAGAATGGCTTTATCACATGGGAGTTCCTGAAACTGACATCAAGGAAATTGCTGAAGCAGCTTCTACCATTCCTTGCCATATGCCTTATATTACAACATATTTCATGCCACGTGGCTTAAAAGACCGTCCTCTAGTCGTACCAGAACATAGTAAAAACCTTGCTTTCATCGGAAATTATGCTGAAACTCCAAAAGATACCGTATTTACCACAGAGTATTCTGTCAGAACAGCCATGGAAGCCGTCTATACATTATTAAATGTTGACCGTGGCGTTCCAGAAGTTTTTGCATCAGCCTTCGATATTCGCATGATGCTCAATGCACTTTATTACTTGAATGACCAAAAATCACTAACTGAAATTGATTTTCCTTGGGCAAAAAAAGCCGTTCTTAAAGAAGCACTCAAAAAAATTCACGGTACTTATATTGAAGAATTACTCAAAGAATATCACTTACTTTAA
- a CDS encoding class C sortase encodes MIKKIKEHYLTVILVSMLLIGLSLVLYPTISNYWNSLHQSRIVAGYVQDVEDMSDENKADMLAAAQAYNQTLRQGVTPGLDLSNSEIDFYNKTLDVSGTGIMAYVEIPKLNTILPIYHGTDEGVLRIAIGHIPGTSLPVGGKGTHAVISGHRGLPSAKLFTNIDRLAKGDTFMIQVLDETLTYEVDQILTVLPNDMSAVAIDPEQDYVTLVTCTPYGVNTHRLLVRGHRIPNKENAVRITTEASLENNLLIVVAVIIAIILLIIIGIYHKLRHR; translated from the coding sequence ATAATAAAAAAGATTAAAGAGCATTATTTGACGGTTATTCTTGTTAGTATGTTACTAATTGGACTATCCTTGGTGCTATACCCAACAATTAGCAATTATTGGAATTCTCTTCATCAGTCCAGAATAGTTGCTGGTTATGTGCAAGATGTTGAGGATATGAGTGACGAAAATAAAGCCGATATGTTAGCTGCAGCGCAGGCTTACAATCAGACGTTGCGACAAGGTGTTACGCCTGGTTTGGATTTGTCAAACTCTGAAATAGACTTCTATAACAAAACCCTTGATGTTAGTGGTACAGGAATCATGGCATATGTCGAAATTCCTAAATTAAATACGATTTTGCCAATCTATCATGGAACGGATGAGGGTGTTTTACGGATAGCTATTGGACATATTCCGGGGACGTCTTTACCCGTTGGTGGTAAAGGAACACATGCTGTGATTTCAGGACACCGTGGTTTACCTTCTGCAAAGCTGTTTACTAATATTGACCGTCTGGCTAAAGGTGATACGTTTATGATTCAGGTTTTAGATGAAACGCTGACATACGAAGTGGACCAGATTTTAACAGTGCTCCCTAATGATATGTCTGCTGTGGCTATCGATCCAGAACAAGACTATGTGACTTTGGTGACTTGTACGCCTTACGGAGTTAATACTCATCGTCTTTTGGTACGCGGTCACCGTATTCCTAATAAAGAAAATGCTGTGCGTATCACTACCGAAGCTAGTCTGGAAAATAATCTGTTAATAGTAGTAGCTGTTATTATTGCTATTATTCTTTTAATCATAATAGGTATTTATCACAAATTACGACATCGCTAA
- a CDS encoding isopeptide-forming domain-containing fimbrial protein: MKKLKLILATLLSILFAFTGVKAFADESTYTLTINGTTTDHTYEAYQIFSGDIYTTADENGNKVTTLSNITWGSDVNAFTFNTSSDAATIAESLDGASDDSDVAKTFATTAAGKLKTPTKTVTSTANSTTFTGLTAGYYLVKDKDESQNGKNAAYTRFILQVVGDATAQLKNDTPTVQKKVKDINDSTETALTGWQDSADYDIGDTVPFQLKATLPKQIDNYDHYYVEFTDNLSAGFTFDGITKVTADGTTLKESDYRLTTSKNSDGSTKISVVITDVKAVATITKDDDIVVEYNATLNSDAVIGSKGNPNTVKLTYSNNPNNTGNGESKPDDTGETPEDKVIVFTYKVVVNKVDKEKNPLVGAGFTLYKMVNGSKTKIKEIKANDSTSTFEFKGLDDGAYILSETTTPDGYNTIEDINFVVTAEHDVEADNPALTSLSGKLTTGDIVFESDLSKGSLTAEVVNEKGSKLPSTGGMGTTLLYVVGTIIILAAGALLITKKRSSVK, encoded by the coding sequence ATGAAAAAGCTTAAGTTAATTTTGGCTACTTTATTGTCAATTCTTTTTGCCTTTACAGGTGTAAAAGCCTTCGCTGATGAGTCAACTTATACGTTGACAATTAACGGAACAACAACAGACCACACTTATGAAGCCTACCAAATTTTTAGCGGTGATATTTATACGACAGCTGATGAAAATGGAAATAAGGTAACTACCCTTTCAAACATTACTTGGGGTTCTGATGTTAATGCATTTACTTTTAACACTAGTTCAGATGCAGCTACAATCGCTGAAAGTCTTGACGGAGCTTCAGATGATTCAGACGTGGCAAAAACGTTTGCCACTACAGCAGCAGGCAAGCTAAAAACACCTACAAAAACAGTGACTAGTACAGCAAATTCAACAACCTTTACAGGTTTAACTGCTGGTTACTACCTCGTAAAAGATAAAGATGAATCACAAAATGGGAAAAATGCAGCCTATACTCGTTTTATCTTACAAGTTGTCGGTGATGCAACAGCACAACTTAAAAATGACACACCTACTGTTCAAAAGAAAGTAAAAGATATTAACGATTCAACAGAAACAGCATTGACTGGTTGGCAAGATTCTGCTGATTATGATATTGGAGATACGGTTCCTTTCCAATTGAAAGCAACATTGCCAAAACAAATTGACAATTATGACCATTACTATGTTGAATTTACAGATAATTTATCTGCTGGTTTTACATTTGATGGGATTACAAAAGTGACTGCCGACGGAACAACTTTGAAAGAAAGTGACTATCGATTAACTACAAGTAAAAACTCTGATGGCTCAACGAAAATTTCTGTTGTCATTACTGATGTGAAAGCTGTAGCTACTATCACTAAAGATGATGATATTGTTGTAGAATACAACGCAACTCTTAATTCAGATGCTGTTATTGGTTCAAAAGGTAACCCAAATACCGTAAAATTAACATACTCAAACAACCCAAATAACACTGGTAATGGTGAATCTAAACCAGACGATACTGGTGAAACTCCAGAAGATAAAGTTATTGTTTTTACTTACAAAGTTGTCGTTAATAAAGTTGATAAAGAGAAAAACCCTTTGGTAGGTGCTGGATTTACACTTTACAAAATGGTTAATGGCTCAAAAACTAAGATTAAAGAAATCAAAGCAAATGATTCAACATCTACTTTTGAATTCAAAGGTCTTGATGATGGGGCTTATATTCTTTCTGAAACAACAACACCGGATGGCTATAACACAATTGAAGACATTAACTTTGTAGTAACCGCTGAACATGATGTAGAAGCTGATAACCCAGCATTAACTTCACTTTCAGGAAAACTTACAACTGGTGATATTGTATTTGAATCAGACCTCTCTAAAGGTTCATTAACAGCTGAAGTAGTTAACGAAAAAGGGTCAAAACTTCCTTCAACTGGTGGCATGGGGACAACACTTCTCTACGTTGTCGGTACTATTATTATTCTAGCAGCTGGTGCTTTACTCATCACCAAAAAACGTTCGAGTGTTAAATAA
- a CDS encoding Cna B-type domain-containing protein, protein MRKFIRIFLVLLTTLLTLTGISAKAEEDVFYTGHTGYSDGSDMSYNFLHTFSYGIDEDGGSIRAYCFNHVKSRPPAASEEGEAKYRKIADVDYVRLKENCDSDMEGQELYDAIMKVIYNGYPNNCSGIKEKYNLKNGDFCAITQKAIWHFTDGVDSDGTGDYSALGVSSSKKTAWDIRGKKAYLELIDVANLSYPAGAKLNLYLYDHGAGSDVQNLITVDVGYTNLSVEKVWNDNDNQDGIRPYAIDVQLLANGVEVEGQKIELSRSSNSNWQGVFRGLSLYDSDGNPIEYSVKEVEQYSGELDGYQSTVTNTKSDSGYSYTITNTHVPETTEISGTKTWDDKDNQDGKRPNSITVKLLADFRYDDGEEFAPQEEIASQEVTADTDWKYSFKDLPKYRDGVEISYSIVEEPVSDYETTISGTDITNTHVPETTEISGTKTWDDNDDQDGKRPTAITVNLLADGVKVDSKKVTAADDWKYEFKDLPKYKAGQEIKYSVTEEAVKDYETKVSGTDITNIHTPETTDITVTKIWDDRNDKEKKRPDSIKVTLKANDKDLQTVTITAEDDWKYEFKDLPKYENGKQIKYSVTEEEVTGYTTTIEEDESGNFEITNKIPRDYLFPSTGGSGTISYYVIGLFILLATIFMSIRVRKNKVKL, encoded by the coding sequence ATGAGAAAGTTTATTAGAATTTTTTTGGTGTTATTGACAACACTATTAACACTCACAGGTATCAGTGCAAAGGCTGAGGAAGATGTGTTTTATACTGGCCATACTGGCTATAGTGATGGTAGTGATATGAGTTATAATTTTCTTCACACCTTTAGCTATGGAATAGATGAAGATGGGGGAAGTATACGAGCTTATTGTTTTAACCATGTCAAAAGTCGTCCACCGGCAGCATCAGAAGAAGGAGAGGCTAAATACCGAAAGATAGCTGATGTAGATTACGTTCGCTTGAAAGAAAATTGCGACAGCGACATGGAAGGTCAAGAACTCTACGATGCAATCATGAAGGTTATATACAATGGTTATCCTAATAACTGTAGTGGCATCAAGGAGAAGTATAATTTAAAAAATGGAGATTTTTGTGCTATCACACAGAAGGCTATTTGGCATTTTACAGATGGTGTCGATAGTGATGGAACTGGGGATTATAGTGCTTTGGGTGTATCGTCTAGTAAGAAAACAGCGTGGGATATAAGGGGCAAAAAAGCTTATCTTGAGTTGATTGATGTGGCTAATCTCAGCTATCCAGCAGGTGCCAAGCTTAATTTATATCTTTATGATCACGGAGCTGGGAGTGATGTACAAAATCTAATAACAGTAGATGTAGGATATACAAACTTATCTGTTGAGAAGGTCTGGAATGACAACGATAACCAAGACGGAATACGACCATATGCGATAGATGTTCAATTACTGGCAAATGGTGTAGAGGTTGAAGGACAAAAAATAGAATTATCCCGTTCTTCCAATAGTAATTGGCAAGGAGTTTTTAGAGGCCTTAGCCTCTATGATTCAGATGGCAACCCCATTGAATATAGTGTAAAAGAAGTAGAACAATATAGTGGAGAGCTAGATGGTTATCAGAGTACAGTTACTAATACTAAAAGTGATAGTGGTTATAGTTATACTATCACGAATACCCATGTTCCAGAAACGACAGAAATTTCAGGAACAAAAACATGGGATGATAAGGATAACCAAGACGGTAAACGCCCAAATTCGATTACAGTGAAGCTTCTTGCCGATTTTCGTTATGATGATGGAGAAGAGTTTGCTCCACAAGAAGAGATTGCTTCACAAGAAGTAACAGCTGATACTGATTGGAAATATTCGTTCAAAGACCTACCGAAGTATAGAGATGGAGTAGAGATTAGCTATTCTATAGTCGAAGAACCTGTCAGTGATTATGAAACTACTATTTCGGGCACAGATATTACCAATACCCATGTTCCAGAAACGACAGAAATTTCAGGGACAAAAACGTGGGATGATAATGATGACCAAGATGGTAAACGTCCAACAGCTATCACGGTTAATCTTCTTGCTGACGGTGTAAAAGTTGATTCCAAAAAAGTCACCGCAGCTGACGACTGGAAGTACGAATTTAAGGACTTACCGAAATATAAAGCTGGGCAAGAAATTAAGTATAGTGTAACAGAAGAAGCCGTTAAAGATTATGAAACAAAAGTTTCAGGCACAGATATTACAAATATCCATACCCCAGAAACGACAGATATTACAGTTACCAAGATTTGGGATGATAGAAACGATAAAGAGAAAAAACGTCCAGACTCAATCAAAGTGACATTGAAAGCTAATGATAAAGACCTTCAAACAGTAACTATCACGGCAGAGGATGATTGGAAATACGAATTTAAAGACCTCCCTAAATATGAGAACGGAAAGCAAATTAAATATAGTGTTACCGAAGAAGAAGTGACTGGCTATACGACAACAATCGAAGAAGATGAGTCAGGTAATTTTGAAATCACTAATAAAATTCCAAGAGACTACTTATTCCCTAGTACGGGTGGCAGTGGTACGATTTCTTATTATGTGATTGGTTTATTTATACTATTGGCTACAATCTTTATGAGCATTAGAGTTCGTAAAAATAAAGTAAAACTGTAA
- a CDS encoding TipC family immunity protein encodes MQKKIISLVILCVLILSAGIYYYIHQPKNIFDEIYQETMNSGYVFRQLSDAEVKSQEIYDDNMNEAGKHTVVINYIDEALPEDCANIVINFYPELGKDMSIRFEWRPNSDITIWYLSYYKRNSKTLTKEVAIFDEPRKAGEYIDDETQVKAYLEQYHISSVDLDKHYNEIVNQKVLTDWCSIYDSQFSPEEYGNVTVKTQWENW; translated from the coding sequence ATGCAAAAGAAAATCATTAGTTTAGTCATCTTATGTGTACTTATTTTGTCAGCTGGGATTTATTACTATATTCATCAACCAAAGAACATCTTTGATGAAATCTATCAAGAGACGATGAATAGTGGCTATGTGTTTCGTCAATTAAGTGATGCAGAGGTGAAAAGCCAAGAAATTTATGATGATAATATGAATGAAGCAGGGAAGCATACAGTAGTGATAAACTATATCGATGAAGCTCTTCCTGAAGACTGTGCTAATATTGTGATTAATTTTTATCCTGAATTAGGAAAAGACATGAGCATTCGCTTTGAGTGGCGACCAAATTCCGATATTACTATTTGGTATTTAAGTTATTATAAGCGAAATAGTAAGACGCTTACAAAAGAAGTTGCTATTTTTGACGAACCAAGAAAAGCGGGAGAGTATATTGATGATGAAACTCAGGTAAAGGCATACTTAGAGCAATATCATATTTCAAGTGTTGATTTAGATAAACATTATAACGAAATCGTCAATCAAAAAGTTCTAACAGACTGGTGTTCGATTTACGATAGTCAATTTTCGCCTGAAGAGTATGGCAATGTGACTGTTAAAACACAATGGGAAAATTGGTAA
- a CDS encoding TipC family immunity protein: MGKLVNFMKKKLISLVILCVLALSAGIYYYIHQPKNIFDEIYQETKRTYRSNNILGQIEDFEIRGSWPSDNKDNKYMPFGGYSEKELSESYSEVKIGFNFERKYRTSNIVFEKRITSKVRVRVWSIYSHTDSVLTKRVKIALENGDSNNYIEDESKVKSYLQDYGITAADLESYYNEIVNQKVLTDWCSIYDSQFSPKDYGDVTVKTQWENW, from the coding sequence ATGGGAAAATTGGTAAATTTTATGAAAAAGAAACTCATTAGCTTAGTCATCTTATGTGTGCTTGCTTTGTCAGCTGGGATTTATTATTATATTCATCAACCAAAGAATATTTTTGATGAAATCTATCAGGAAACAAAAAGAACATATCGAAGCAATAATATTTTAGGACAGATTGAAGATTTTGAAATTCGAGGTTCATGGCCTAGTGATAATAAAGATAATAAATATATGCCTTTTGGAGGGTATAGTGAAAAGGAATTATCTGAGAGTTATTCTGAGGTAAAAATTGGTTTTAATTTTGAAAGAAAGTATAGAACGTCAAATATCGTTTTTGAAAAACGAATAACTTCAAAAGTTAGGGTGAGAGTATGGAGTATATATTCTCATACTGATAGTGTTTTAACTAAAAGAGTAAAAATTGCCTTAGAGAACGGTGATTCAAATAACTACATCGAAGATGAATCAAAAGTGAAATCTTATCTACAAGACTACGGTATCACCGCCGCTGATTTAGAGAGTTATTATAACGAAATTGTCAATCAAAAAGTGTTAACAGACTGGTGTTCGATTTACGATAGTCAATTCTCGCCTAAAGATTACGGTGACGTGACTGTTAAGACGCAATGGGAAAATTGGTAA